Proteins encoded by one window of Winogradskyella sp. PG-2:
- a CDS encoding nucleotide exchange factor GrpE, with translation MSKKNKNKDVEEPQVEDTATSEVEVEEQKSPEEQLQDQLAAEKDKFMRLFAEFENYKKRTTKERIELFKTASQDVMVAVLPVLDDFERALTHIEDDKEAEELRKGVLLIYNKLINTLEQKGLSKIEVKQGDVFNADDHEAVTQIPAPSDDLKGKIIDVVERGYKLGDKVIRFPKVVIGQ, from the coding sequence ATGAGTAAAAAAAATAAAAATAAAGACGTGGAAGAACCACAGGTAGAAGATACTGCAACATCTGAAGTTGAAGTAGAAGAACAAAAATCTCCGGAAGAGCAGTTACAAGATCAACTAGCTGCTGAGAAAGATAAGTTTATGCGTTTGTTCGCAGAATTTGAGAATTATAAAAAACGAACGACTAAAGAGCGTATTGAGTTATTTAAGACAGCAAGTCAAGATGTTATGGTAGCTGTGTTACCAGTTTTAGATGATTTTGAGCGAGCTTTGACACACATTGAAGATGATAAAGAAGCTGAAGAATTGCGTAAAGGAGTTTTATTAATTTATAATAAATTGATAAATACTTTAGAGCAAAAGGGCTTATCTAAAATCGAAGTAAAACAAGGTGATGTTTTTAATGCAGATGACCATGAAGCTGTAACTCAAATTCCTGCTCCTAGTGATGATTTAAAAGGAAAAATTATTGACGTTGTAGAACGTGGATATAAATTAGGCGATAAAGTCATTCGTTTTCCTAAAGTTGTTATTGGGCAATAA
- a CDS encoding YceI family protein, giving the protein MKTSFIKIFAFIALISFTNCNDKAKEAETTKAEEAAVAEITAVSYETNTDQSMIEWKGFKPTGSHNGTIGIKNGKLKINNGAIEGGKFLIDMNTIVVTDIPAEKKGNGKLVGHLKSADFFDVEAFPVAQFEITGSETVEGKTILSGNLKLKDATNNISFPVTSSVIDGKVTLTSETFTIDRSKWNVKHGSKSFFDNLGDSFINDDIELKVTLVGASK; this is encoded by the coding sequence ATGAAAACCTCATTTATTAAAATTTTCGCTTTTATAGCCTTAATTTCATTTACAAACTGTAATGATAAAGCTAAAGAAGCAGAAACGACAAAAGCTGAAGAAGCTGCTGTAGCAGAAATAACTGCTGTATCCTACGAAACGAACACAGACCAATCAATGATTGAATGGAAAGGCTTTAAACCTACTGGATCTCATAATGGAACCATTGGCATTAAAAATGGTAAACTAAAAATTAACAACGGAGCTATTGAGGGTGGAAAGTTTTTAATAGATATGAATACTATCGTCGTTACTGATATCCCAGCTGAAAAAAAAGGGAATGGGAAACTTGTAGGTCATTTAAAAAGTGCTGACTTTTTTGATGTAGAGGCTTTTCCTGTAGCACAATTTGAAATTACAGGTTCTGAAACTGTAGAAGGTAAAACAATCCTTTCTGGTAACTTAAAATTGAAAGATGCTACAAATAACATTAGTTTCCCAGTGACTTCTAGTGTAATTGATGGTAAAGTAACTTTAACTAGTGAAACTTTTACAATTGATCGCTCTAAGTGGAATGTAAAACATGGATCAAAATCTTTCTTTGATAACTTAGGTGATAGTTTTATTAATGATGATATTGAACTGAAAGTTACTTTGGTAGGAGCAAGTAAATAG
- a CDS encoding nucleoside triphosphate pyrophosphohydrolase family protein translates to MQDKINAVKTFHTAFKIGHRETPKADLGIDKNMLRYKLMREENEEYLEAANENDLVEVADALGDMLYILCGTIIEHGMQYKIEEVFEEIQRSNMSKLGDDGEPIYREDGKVLKGPNYFKPHIKEILEK, encoded by the coding sequence ATGCAAGACAAAATCAATGCAGTAAAAACATTTCATACCGCCTTCAAAATAGGACATAGAGAAACACCAAAAGCAGACTTAGGCATAGATAAAAATATGTTACGCTATAAATTAATGCGCGAAGAGAATGAAGAATATTTAGAAGCTGCTAATGAGAATGATTTAGTAGAAGTTGCTGATGCACTTGGTGATATGCTTTACATTTTATGTGGCACAATTATAGAGCATGGTATGCAATACAAAATCGAAGAGGTTTTTGAAGAAATTCAACGTAGTAATATGAGTAAACTTGGAGACGATGGCGAACCAATTTACAGAGAAGACGGTAAAGTTTTAAAAGGACCTAACTACTTCAAGCCTCATATAAAAGAGATTTTAGAAAAATAA
- a CDS encoding branched-chain amino acid aminotransferase: protein MTINYSEDIHIEKSETTNISNVDFNNLDFGRVFSDHMFVCDYKDGKWQTPKIVPFQPISLEPSAKIFHYGQSIFEGMKAYKDAEDNVFLFRPMDNVKRMNISAKRLAMPEIPEAYFMNGLEELLKVEKNWIPKADGSSFYIRPFMFATGEGFHASPADAYRFIIACAPSGPYFSGKVKVLIEEQYSRSANGGVGFAKAGGNYAGQFYPTQLAKEKGYQQVIWTDDNTHEYIEEAGAMNIFIRINDTLLTVPTSDRILDGITRKSILAIAEAEGIATEVRKIKVSELIEASENGSLKELFGAGTAAVISPISGFGFKDKDYELPVLENTYGTLLKKRITDIQTNQTSDPFNWRVKVC, encoded by the coding sequence ATGACTATTAATTACAGTGAGGATATTCATATAGAAAAATCTGAAACGACTAATATTTCCAATGTCGATTTTAATAATTTAGACTTCGGCCGTGTATTCTCAGACCATATGTTTGTTTGTGATTATAAAGATGGAAAATGGCAAACACCAAAGATTGTGCCTTTTCAGCCAATTAGTTTGGAGCCTTCTGCTAAGATTTTTCATTACGGACAATCTATTTTTGAAGGGATGAAAGCATACAAAGATGCTGAGGATAATGTGTTTTTATTCAGACCTATGGATAATGTAAAGCGTATGAATATTTCTGCTAAGCGTCTAGCAATGCCAGAAATACCAGAAGCATATTTTATGAATGGACTAGAAGAATTGCTTAAGGTTGAAAAGAACTGGATTCCTAAAGCTGATGGAAGTTCCTTCTACATTCGTCCTTTTATGTTTGCAACAGGGGAAGGTTTTCATGCCTCTCCAGCAGATGCTTATAGATTTATTATTGCTTGTGCACCTTCTGGACCTTATTTTTCTGGTAAAGTCAAAGTGCTGATAGAAGAGCAATATTCTCGTTCGGCTAATGGTGGTGTTGGTTTTGCTAAAGCTGGAGGTAACTATGCTGGCCAGTTTTATCCAACTCAATTAGCCAAAGAAAAAGGGTATCAGCAAGTTATTTGGACAGATGACAACACTCACGAATATATTGAAGAAGCTGGTGCGATGAACATATTTATTAGAATTAATGATACCTTGCTTACAGTTCCAACAAGTGATCGTATATTAGATGGAATCACACGAAAAAGTATTTTAGCAATTGCTGAAGCTGAAGGAATTGCCACAGAAGTGAGGAAAATAAAAGTATCGGAACTTATTGAAGCTTCTGAGAATGGTAGTCTTAAAGAATTGTTTGGTGCTGGTACAGCAGCTGTAATTTCACCTATCTCTGGCTTTGGTTTTAAGGATAAAGATTATGAGTTGCCAGTACTAGAAAACACTTATGGTACACTGTTAAAAAAGCGTATTACGGATATACAAACCAACCAAACAAGCGATCCTTTTAACTGGAGAGTAAAAGTGTGTTAG
- a CDS encoding DUF4920 domain-containing protein produces the protein MKKILLFIALTLSMLSCKDETKTAETKIQDVKEEIAYASIGMEINDADALTSERMMVHYKNMKAGDTVPTKIKGKIIEVCSKKGCWMTLDMDGENEVMVKFKDYGFFMPLDAEGDVVVNGKAFVTETPVDELRHYAEDAGKSKEEIEAITEPKLEYRFEADGVLLKTE, from the coding sequence ATGAAAAAAATACTCTTATTCATAGCTCTTACTTTAAGTATGCTTTCTTGTAAAGACGAAACAAAAACTGCTGAAACTAAAATACAAGACGTTAAAGAAGAAATTGCTTATGCTTCTATAGGAATGGAAATTAATGATGCAGACGCTTTAACTTCTGAGCGTATGATGGTACATTATAAAAACATGAAAGCTGGAGATACTGTACCAACTAAAATAAAAGGGAAAATCATAGAAGTATGCTCTAAAAAAGGCTGTTGGATGACTTTAGATATGGATGGTGAAAACGAAGTAATGGTAAAATTTAAAGATTATGGCTTTTTTATGCCACTAGATGCTGAGGGAGATGTGGTTGTTAACGGAAAAGCATTTGTTACTGAAACTCCAGTTGATGAATTAAGACACTATGCTGAAGATGCTGGTAAATCTAAAGAAGAGATTGAAGCCATCACTGAACCAAAACTAGAATATCGTTTTGAAGCTGATGGAGTCTTACTTAAAACTGAGTAA
- the mnmD gene encoding tRNA (5-methylaminomethyl-2-thiouridine)(34)-methyltransferase MnmD, whose product MNRKIITTSDGSKTIQIEDWDEQYHSIHGAIQEANHVFLKHGLLFFCAEFISESSPISILEIGFGTGLNAFLTLIKAEYLKQSINYVGVEAYPVSSEEIEQLNYVELISKNHADEFHKMHSCSWEEQHKITSAFQQEKQQKFFKDITAKDKFNIIYFDAFGARVQPNLWTEDIFKIMFNALKKNGVLVTYSAKGSVRRAMQAVGFEVERLPGPPGKREMLRARKMRS is encoded by the coding sequence TTGAATCGTAAAATAATCACCACATCTGATGGTTCTAAAACTATTCAGATAGAAGACTGGGATGAACAATATCATTCCATCCATGGTGCTATACAAGAAGCAAATCATGTGTTTTTAAAACATGGTTTGCTTTTCTTTTGTGCTGAATTTATTTCAGAATCTAGTCCAATTTCAATATTAGAAATAGGTTTTGGCACAGGGCTCAATGCTTTTCTCACATTAATAAAAGCTGAATATCTAAAGCAATCCATTAACTATGTTGGAGTTGAAGCATACCCTGTTTCTTCTGAGGAGATTGAACAACTGAATTACGTTGAACTCATTTCAAAAAATCACGCTGATGAATTTCATAAAATGCATAGTTGTTCTTGGGAAGAGCAACATAAAATAACATCAGCTTTTCAACAAGAAAAACAACAAAAATTCTTCAAAGATATTACCGCTAAAGATAAATTTAATATTATATATTTTGATGCTTTTGGTGCACGTGTTCAACCCAATTTATGGACAGAAGATATTTTTAAAATCATGTTTAATGCCTTGAAAAAAAATGGTGTCCTAGTTACATATTCTGCTAAAGGAAGTGTAAGACGTGCTATGCAAGCTGTGGGATTTGAGGTTGAACGTTTACCTGGACCTCCAGGTAAACGTGAAATGTTACGAGCACGCAAAATGAGATCGTAA
- a CDS encoding TIGR01777 family oxidoreductase has protein sequence MTVLITGATGLIGQEIVKQCHAEGISVHYLTTSKSKLSTDSKYKGFYWNPKKNEIDHKCFEGVSAIINMVGASISKRWSTDYKKEILESRTITAQLIQDTIKTHQYKIEHVVSASAIGIYPTSETNYYEENYTEVSSSFLGNVVGQWEAAVDGFKALGCKVAKIRIGLVLAKDGGALPEIMKPIKLGAGAAFGNGKQWQSWIHIEDLATLFVYTLQNKFEGIYNGVAPNAVSNRELTKVAASVLNRPLILPNIPKFVMKLALGDMHILLYESQRVSSKKIEVKGFHFKYANLRPALENLLS, from the coding sequence ATGACCGTTTTAATAACAGGGGCGACAGGATTAATTGGACAGGAGATTGTAAAACAATGTCATGCAGAAGGCATTTCTGTGCATTACTTAACGACATCAAAATCTAAACTCAGTACTGATTCTAAATACAAGGGATTTTACTGGAATCCAAAAAAAAACGAGATAGACCATAAATGTTTTGAAGGCGTTTCTGCTATTATTAATATGGTTGGCGCATCTATTTCTAAGCGCTGGTCAACGGATTACAAAAAAGAAATACTCGAAAGTCGAACTATAACCGCTCAACTTATACAAGATACCATAAAAACGCATCAGTATAAGATAGAACATGTCGTTTCTGCTAGTGCCATTGGTATTTATCCAACAAGTGAGACAAATTATTACGAAGAAAATTATACTGAAGTATCTTCATCCTTTTTAGGTAACGTTGTAGGACAATGGGAAGCTGCAGTAGATGGATTTAAAGCTTTAGGTTGTAAAGTTGCTAAAATTAGAATTGGTTTAGTTTTAGCTAAAGACGGAGGTGCTTTACCAGAAATTATGAAACCTATAAAGTTAGGAGCAGGTGCAGCTTTTGGTAATGGCAAACAATGGCAAAGTTGGATTCATATTGAGGATTTAGCTACTTTATTTGTATATACTCTACAAAATAAATTTGAAGGAATTTATAATGGTGTAGCACCAAATGCGGTTAGTAATAGAGAACTCACCAAAGTTGCCGCCAGTGTTTTAAATCGGCCTTTAATTCTGCCCAACATACCTAAATTTGTCATGAAATTAGCTTTAGGTGATATGCATATTCTTTTATATGAAAGCCAACGTGTGAGCTCTAAGAAAATCGAAGTAAAAGGGTTTCATTTTAAGTATGCTAATTTGAGACCTGCTTTAGAAAATCTTTTATCTTAA
- a CDS encoding anti-sigma factor domain-containing protein, whose product MKIEKKSLLENGLLEQNLLGEFNATQCEQIEQLVVSDAELKSYFDQLEEVFEKIGLENSITPPAFVKSNLLKGVMAESNEKSKVIALNKNNNSKFYLGMVASFAALLMIGSFWMYSQLNEVKQQLQVVETNNIELNSTIEVLNVKLKENNASFNAIVNPDTEQYILKGNASLPEAKVVSYVNHQSKSVIINTERLPELDADHDYQMWADVDGEMIDMGVISKDKTIMTMAYIDAAESLNITIEPAGGNDQPTVARLVTNVYLR is encoded by the coding sequence ATGAAGATAGAGAAGAAGTCGCTGTTAGAAAATGGATTATTAGAGCAAAATCTGCTCGGAGAATTCAATGCGACACAATGTGAGCAGATTGAGCAATTAGTTGTATCTGATGCTGAACTAAAATCTTACTTTGACCAATTAGAAGAAGTTTTTGAAAAAATAGGTTTAGAAAATTCTATTACTCCTCCAGCATTTGTAAAGTCAAATCTTTTGAAAGGTGTTATGGCAGAATCTAACGAAAAGTCTAAAGTTATAGCACTTAATAAAAATAATAATTCAAAGTTTTATTTAGGTATGGTAGCAAGTTTTGCTGCTTTATTAATGATTGGTAGTTTTTGGATGTACTCTCAACTTAATGAGGTAAAACAGCAGTTACAAGTTGTTGAAACAAATAACATAGAACTCAACTCTACTATTGAAGTCCTAAACGTAAAACTGAAAGAAAATAATGCGTCCTTCAATGCCATTGTAAACCCTGATACAGAGCAGTATATTTTGAAAGGAAATGCATCTTTACCAGAAGCAAAAGTGGTGAGCTACGTCAATCATCAGTCCAAATCTGTAATAATTAATACAGAACGATTACCAGAATTAGATGCGGATCACGATTATCAAATGTGGGCAGATGTAGATGGTGAAATGATAGATATGGGAGTTATTTCTAAAGACAAAACGATTATGACTATGGCATATATTGATGCTGCTGAATCTTTAAATATAACAATAGAGCCAGCTGGTGGAAATGATCAACCTACTGTAGCACGTTTGGTAACTAATGTGTATTTAAGATAA
- a CDS encoding RNA polymerase sigma factor, protein MQNDTTLIQDLKNKDERALALLYDKYSGAIYSVILKMIHDEGKAQNLLQDTFMTVWDKAESYDEDKGRFYTWIYRIAKNKTLNVLRKTDLLIQTDDFSVHTNKEDAISIEPEYSKLNGAVTTLQEHHKEAIELVYFKGLTHQEAHQEMDVPLGTFKSYIRQALKQLRATYAKSLGLILLILNAL, encoded by the coding sequence ATGCAGAACGATACTACACTTATTCAAGATTTAAAAAATAAAGATGAGCGTGCATTAGCCTTACTCTACGATAAATATTCTGGCGCAATTTATAGTGTCATTTTGAAAATGATCCATGATGAGGGTAAAGCCCAAAACTTACTTCAAGATACGTTCATGACCGTTTGGGATAAAGCAGAAAGCTATGACGAGGATAAAGGCCGTTTTTACACATGGATATATCGTATTGCAAAGAACAAAACGTTAAATGTGCTTCGGAAAACGGATTTGCTCATCCAAACCGATGATTTTAGTGTACATACTAATAAAGAAGATGCTATTAGTATAGAACCTGAGTATTCAAAACTCAATGGAGCGGTTACTACTTTACAGGAACACCACAAAGAAGCAATTGAATTGGTATACTTTAAAGGTTTAACGCACCAAGAAGCACATCAAGAAATGGATGTGCCTTTAGGAACATTTAAGTCTTACATACGTCAAGCTTTAAAACAGCTTCGAGCGACGTATGCAAAATCCTTAGGTCTAATATTACTAATACTAAATGCGCTATGA
- a CDS encoding fasciclin domain-containing protein, with product MKKLVFILTTFVALTFTQTATAQKTIVDVALGNEDFSTLVAALKAADLVGALQGDGPFTVFAPTNSAFAKIDKEALANLLKPENKEALSNILTYHVISGKLMASDVVAALKKGKGKVEVKTLNGTVLTVVQKKGKIWLKDAAGNYSEITATDVAGSNGVIHVIDTVVMPK from the coding sequence ATGAAAAAATTAGTTTTTATTTTAACAACCTTCGTAGCCTTAACATTTACACAAACCGCAACTGCACAAAAAACAATCGTAGATGTTGCTTTAGGCAATGAAGATTTTTCAACATTAGTAGCTGCACTTAAAGCAGCAGATTTAGTTGGTGCTTTACAAGGTGATGGGCCTTTTACAGTATTTGCACCAACAAACAGTGCGTTTGCTAAAATTGATAAAGAAGCATTAGCAAATTTATTGAAACCAGAAAATAAAGAAGCACTATCAAATATTTTAACCTACCATGTAATTTCTGGGAAATTAATGGCCAGCGATGTTGTTGCTGCTTTGAAAAAAGGAAAAGGGAAAGTTGAAGTTAAAACTTTAAATGGAACAGTTTTAACTGTTGTACAAAAAAAGGGTAAAATCTGGTTAAAAGATGCTGCAGGAAATTATAGCGAAATTACAGCTACTGATGTTGCAGGTAGTAACGGCGTAATTCACGTTATTGACACTGTAGTAATGCCTAAATAG
- a CDS encoding dipeptidyl-peptidase 3 family protein — MKLKSIFKVFLFAILIVACKEDVKEESLEKTATEFSFNVEQFADIKILRYQIPGWDNLTLKEQKLVYYLTEAGLAGRDIMWDQNYRHNLKIRRALENIYTTYSADDKSSDNWKAFETYLKRVWFSNGIHHHYSNDKLKPGFSEDYLNELLKATNTKLDGAAFNAIFDDKDIKKVNQAKGVDNVALSAVNFYGPDVTSEDVINFYKAKKSPNGDRPLSYGLNSQLIKEDGVLKERVYKSDGLYGEAIDNIIEWLGKARGVAENEAQGKAIDLLIKYYMTGDLQIWDDYNVAWTAATAGNVDYINSFIEVYNDPLGYRGSYENIVQINDFDMSEKMAVLSENAQWFEDNSPLMEEHKKDSVVGVTYKVVTVAGEAGDASPSTPIGVNLPNANWIRKEVGSKSVSLGNIINAYANAGSSGRLKEFVHDDEELHLEEEFGGLADKLHTALHEVIGHASGQLNKGVGETKETLKNYASTLEEGRADLVGLYYLYDSKLQELGLVEDWEKVGKAAFDGYIRNGLMSQLIRLNLGDDVEEAHMRNRQWVSAWAYEKGKADNVIEKVTRDGKTYYNINDYKKLHDLFGQLLRETQRIKSEGDFEAVEALVEGYGVKVDQILHAEVLERNKQFTSAPYSGFVNPVLVPETNDAGEIIAIKVTQPLGYPEQMLNYSKNYNHLPDVN, encoded by the coding sequence ATGAAGTTAAAATCAATATTTAAAGTTTTCCTTTTTGCTATATTAATAGTGGCTTGTAAGGAGGATGTTAAAGAAGAATCTTTAGAAAAAACAGCTACAGAATTTAGTTTTAATGTAGAGCAATTTGCTGATATTAAGATTCTTCGCTATCAAATTCCTGGTTGGGACAATCTAACTTTAAAAGAGCAAAAATTAGTTTATTATTTAACAGAAGCGGGTCTTGCTGGTCGTGATATTATGTGGGATCAGAATTATAGACACAATCTTAAAATTAGACGTGCTTTAGAAAATATTTACACAACATACAGTGCAGATGATAAAAGTTCGGATAATTGGAAAGCTTTTGAAACCTATTTAAAACGTGTGTGGTTTAGTAATGGGATTCATCATCATTATTCTAATGATAAATTGAAACCAGGTTTCTCTGAAGACTATTTAAATGAATTGCTAAAGGCAACTAATACAAAATTAGATGGTGCAGCTTTCAATGCTATATTTGATGATAAAGATATTAAGAAAGTAAATCAGGCTAAAGGTGTTGATAATGTCGCTTTGTCTGCTGTTAATTTTTACGGACCTGATGTAACAAGCGAAGATGTGATTAATTTCTACAAGGCTAAAAAATCTCCAAATGGGGATAGACCTTTATCTTATGGATTAAACTCACAATTAATAAAAGAAGATGGTGTACTAAAAGAGCGTGTTTATAAATCTGATGGTTTATATGGTGAGGCAATTGATAATATTATTGAGTGGTTAGGAAAGGCTAGAGGAGTAGCCGAAAACGAAGCACAAGGTAAAGCGATTGACTTATTAATTAAATATTACATGACTGGTGATTTGCAGATTTGGGATGATTATAATGTTGCTTGGACAGCCGCAACAGCAGGTAATGTAGATTACATAAATAGTTTTATAGAAGTTTATAATGATCCATTAGGTTACAGAGGTTCTTATGAAAATATTGTGCAAATAAATGACTTTGATATGTCTGAAAAAATGGCAGTATTATCTGAAAATGCCCAATGGTTTGAAGATAATTCACCATTAATGGAAGAACACAAAAAAGACAGTGTTGTGGGTGTAACTTATAAGGTAGTAACCGTAGCTGGAGAAGCTGGTGATGCATCTCCTAGTACACCAATTGGTGTTAATTTACCTAATGCCAACTGGATAAGAAAAGAAGTAGGAAGTAAGTCTGTATCTCTTGGTAATATTATTAATGCTTATGCCAATGCAGGGAGTTCAGGTCGTTTAAAAGAATTTGTTCATGATGATGAAGAGTTACATCTTGAAGAAGAGTTTGGTGGATTAGCTGATAAACTTCATACGGCTTTACATGAAGTTATTGGTCATGCATCTGGACAGTTAAATAAAGGTGTTGGTGAAACTAAAGAAACACTTAAAAATTATGCATCTACCTTAGAAGAAGGACGAGCAGATTTGGTTGGTCTATATTATTTGTATGATTCTAAATTACAAGAGTTAGGCTTAGTTGAAGATTGGGAAAAAGTAGGAAAAGCTGCTTTTGATGGCTATATTAGAAATGGATTGATGAGTCAATTAATTCGTTTAAATCTTGGTGATGATGTTGAAGAAGCACACATGAGAAACAGGCAATGGGTTTCAGCTTGGGCTTATGAAAAAGGAAAAGCAGATAATGTGATTGAAAAAGTGACTAGAGATGGTAAAACGTATTATAATATCAATGATTATAAAAAGTTACATGATCTATTTGGGCAGTTATTAAGAGAAACGCAGCGTATTAAATCTGAAGGAGATTTTGAAGCTGTTGAAGCTTTAGTAGAAGGATATGGTGTTAAAGTAGACCAGATATTACATGCTGAGGTTCTAGAGCGTAATAAGCAATTTACATCTGCACCTTACAGTGGGTTTGTGAATCCGGTATTAGTACCAGAAACAAATGATGCAGGCGAAATTATTGCAATTAAAGTAACACAGCCTCTTGGTTATCCAGAGCAGATGCTTAATTACAGTAAAAATTATAACCATCTTCCTGATGTGAACTAA
- a CDS encoding SRPBCC family protein gives MRSLKFIVLLLLVLIIGFSIYIAVQPNSFDVTRTKTINAPQAVVYNNVIDFKNWEAWNSWKEEKPETIITLPEQTLGIGGSYTWEDEDGIGSMKTTGTESMSSISQKMQFGDNPDSDVTWNLKSNEDGTTDVTWNIKGKDLGFDFKVYTTLKGGMEKLIGPHFERGLTMLDSVLQKEMKVYNIDVKGVTQHSGGYYLYKTTSCKLSEFEKNMKQMLPEVGAYAMTHNVTMAGPPFISYLKWDEENDATIFSTCVPTNSKIVSDEADILTGQLESFRTVKIVLKGDYKNLKEAWEAGMKYITDNNLEMIEGGPMLETYLTDPMSHPNPADWVTEIYVAIN, from the coding sequence ATGAGATCCCTAAAATTCATTGTTTTACTATTGCTTGTCCTAATTATTGGGTTCTCAATATATATAGCAGTACAACCAAATTCTTTTGACGTTACTAGAACTAAAACTATAAATGCTCCTCAAGCTGTCGTTTATAATAATGTTATTGATTTTAAAAACTGGGAGGCTTGGAACTCTTGGAAAGAAGAAAAACCAGAAACTATAATAACACTCCCTGAGCAAACTTTGGGTATTGGAGGTTCTTACACTTGGGAAGATGAAGATGGAATTGGTAGCATGAAAACTACAGGTACAGAATCTATGAGTTCTATTTCTCAAAAAATGCAATTTGGAGATAACCCAGATTCTGATGTCACATGGAACTTAAAATCAAATGAAGATGGAACAACTGATGTGACTTGGAATATAAAAGGTAAAGATTTAGGATTTGATTTTAAAGTATATACAACCTTAAAGGGTGGCATGGAAAAACTAATTGGCCCTCATTTTGAACGTGGTTTGACTATGCTAGATAGTGTGTTACAAAAAGAGATGAAAGTCTATAATATTGATGTTAAAGGTGTAACCCAACACAGTGGTGGTTATTACCTTTATAAAACAACCTCATGCAAACTAAGTGAATTTGAAAAAAATATGAAGCAAATGTTGCCAGAGGTTGGTGCTTATGCTATGACCCATAATGTAACCATGGCTGGACCACCTTTTATTTCTTATCTTAAATGGGACGAGGAAAACGATGCTACTATATTTTCTACTTGTGTGCCAACAAATTCAAAAATTGTTTCTGATGAAGCTGATATTTTAACAGGTCAACTAGAATCTTTTAGAACCGTTAAAATTGTTTTAAAAGGAGATTACAAAAACCTAAAAGAAGCTTGGGAAGCTGGTATGAAATATATCACAGATAATAATTTAGAAATGATTGAAGGAGGTCCGATGCTAGAAACGTACCTAACAGATCCTATGAGTCATCCAAACCCAGCAGATTGGGTTACTGAAATTTATGTAGCCATAAACTAG
- the crcB gene encoding fluoride efflux transporter CrcB: protein MKQLILVFVGGGFGSVMRFIIGKWLNNSENGIPYGTFLANIIGSLLIGVILGLAAKNETLSQSQTLLLATGFCGGFTTFSTFAYENHVFLKSGDFTSFALYTIASFVIGFLAVFLGMYLVKA from the coding sequence ATGAAACAACTCATATTGGTTTTTGTAGGTGGTGGTTTTGGAAGCGTAATGCGTTTTATTATTGGAAAATGGTTAAATAACTCTGAAAACGGAATTCCATATGGCACATTTCTTGCTAATATTATAGGTAGTTTGTTAATTGGAGTTATTCTTGGTCTAGCGGCGAAAAATGAAACTTTATCTCAAAGTCAGACTTTACTTTTAGCTACTGGATTTTGTGGTGGTTTTACAACCTTTTCAACATTTGCATATGAAAACCATGTATTTTTAAAATCTGGTGACTTTACTAGTTTTGCTTTATATACTATCGCCAGTTTTGTAATTGGTTTTTTAGCTGTATTCCTTGGCATGTATTTGGTAAAAGCTTAA